The genomic segment TTAATACCGCCTTGTCGAGTAGTTATGGGTGGGAATGTATTTTCATGAAGTAAAAATTGATTAGCGTGGGAAAACGTAAGTATAAATCTtatcaagtaatttctagctAAATACATTATATTTACATTACTATTCCCACCATTTAAAACCAATATCCAAACGGCCCGAATGCCGATAATGTACGAGTATTGTACGTTTGGACTTAGGAGAGTTGTGTGCCATTAATTTAGctttggttttttatttttaattttgttagcCACAAGATGCTTATGGGCTGGAAAAGCTAGCTACTGAGGAGCTGTGCAAGCATTACACCAAAGATTTTGGTATTGAATGCCGAATTGGAAGGTTCCATAACATCTATGGTCCATTTGGCACTTGGAAAGGTAACATGTCTATTCCATGTTTTTCTTGGTTGGCATGCTTACTATGTTCTAGGTACACTGTGCACTGTTCAACCGAATTACGAGTATGTGATTTCCTTTAGAGACAAGATCCATAACTATTTTAAGCTATACTCTTTGATTCATTCAAGTATTTATAAGTTCATTCAAATCACAATGCTCTTATTCTTGAATATACATGTTTCTAACATACCTATTCATGATTATATTTGTTTTACTATTTCCGTTCCTGATATTTCAATCGTGTGTAGGTGGTAGGGAGAAGGCTCCAGCTGCTTTCTGCAGGAAGGCGATTACGTCTACCGATAAGTTTGAGATGTGGGGGGATGGGTTGCAGACTCGGTCTTTCACATTCATTGATGAATGTGTGGAAGGTGTACTAAGGTGAGCATTCACTTATTATTATTGCTTATAAGGCCTTACTTTAATGGCCCGTTTGGTAATCGATACCAAATGGTGGGAATGAGTAGTGTATTTTTGGTAGAAATAtttcttgacaaatttaatggtcatgcttattctccttcagcaatctcatttttcttcacaaatttcTCTTCACAAATTTCTCTTCAATGCATTATGATTTTGAACATGTGGTACTAGTAACAGGCCGTAAGGGATTCATCTTGCTCTATACGTATAGTTTTGAGCTTAATTAACATTGTGAATTTTATATTAGACTGACGAAGTCCGATTTCCGAGAGCCAGTGAATATTGGAAGCGATGAGATGGTTAGTATGAATGAGATGGCTGAAATAGTTTTGAGCTTTGAGGACAGGAAGCTTCCAATCCATCATATTCCGGGCCCAGAGGGAGTCCGTGGTCGTAACTCAGATAATACATTGATCAAGGAGAAACTTGGCTGGGCCCCAACCATGAGGCTAAAGGTAAATTTCTAGAAGTTTTCAAGTCTATCGTTATTTGCGACATCGAATGGCTAAAAAATCATTATCTCAAACTCTTATCTATAAAACAATTTGTAGGATGGGCTACGGATTACTTACTTCTGGATCAAGGAGCAGATTGAAAAAGAAAAGTCTCAAGGTATGGACCTGTCGGTTTATGGATCATCTAAGGTGGTGGGCACCCAAGCTCCAGTTCAGCTAGGCTCTCTACGCGCTGCTGACGGCAAGGAATGATGCATTTTCGTCCGTACATAAACCATCATGTGTTAGGTTATACTAcctatgtttttttaatagctAGTCGTATATGCCCTTTTTGCTATTCtagcaatgattttcaatcgGTAAATTCTCGGAAGTGTTCTCAGACAGAACAATGCCAGGCTTCAGCATAAACTTTATGTTATCATAAACTGGGTCAAGTGTTGTTAAGTCGAATATATACCTCAATTTCAGGTTGTTTTGGGCACCGGAAATTGTATGTTATTTAGTATTATCAGAAAATTTTGGTTCAGTTACTTGCCAATCCTTTTTAATGGCTAAACCTATTTTTCGGGATTATCATAAATCGTGTTTGTAGTTCGTTTTATGTAAACTTAGTGGCATGGGTGTTGAAGCCTTCTCAAGATGTCGACATTTCGGGTTTGTAGCCATTAATCATTTGTGATGGTTGGCAACGTGAGGGTAGCTTTCTTCTTATGGATAAGTATATGGGAAGATTATGT from the Amaranthus tricolor cultivar Red isolate AtriRed21 chromosome 12, ASM2621246v1, whole genome shotgun sequence genome contains:
- the LOC130796845 gene encoding GDP-mannose 3,5-epimerase 2; the encoded protein is MGNNDGFDYGSYTYDKLEREPYWPSERLRISITGAGGFIGSHIARRLKSEGHYVIASDWKKNEHMTEDMFCNEFHLVDLRVMDNCLKVTKDVDHVFNLAADMGGMGFIQSNHSVIMYNNTMISFNMLEAARISGVKRFFYASSACIYPEFKQLETSNVSLKEADAWPAEPQDAYGLEKLATEELCKHYTKDFGIECRIGRFHNIYGPFGTWKGGREKAPAAFCRKAITSTDKFEMWGDGLQTRSFTFIDECVEGVLRLTKSDFREPVNIGSDEMVSMNEMAEIVLSFEDRKLPIHHIPGPEGVRGRNSDNTLIKEKLGWAPTMRLKDGLRITYFWIKEQIEKEKSQGMDLSVYGSSKVVGTQAPVQLGSLRAADGKE